One part of the Arabidopsis thaliana chromosome 1 sequence genome encodes these proteins:
- a CDS encoding Cation efflux family protein, with amino-acid sequence MGFTLFCCEKSEKERKVSEYYKQQEKLLEGFNEMETINETGFVSGAPTEEELKKLAKSERLAVHISNAANLVLFVAKVYASVESRSMAVIASTLDSLLDLLSGFILWFTANAMRTPNNFRYPIGKRRMQPVGIIVFASVMATLGLQVILESTRLLVSKNGSHMSSTEEKWMIGIMASATVVKFLLMLYCRSFQNEIVRAYAQDHLFDVITNSVGLATAVLAVKFYWWIDPSGAILIALYTISTWARTVLENVHSLIGRSAPPDFLAKLTFLIWNHHEKIKHIDTVRAYTFGSHYFVEVDIVLPEDMRLHEAHNIGETLQEKLEQLSEVERAFVHIDFEFTHRPEHKCKV; translated from the exons ATGGGTTTTACTCTTTTCTGTTgtgaaaaatcagaaaaggAACGCAAAGTCTCAGAGTACTACAAACAGCAAGAGAAGCTTCTGGAGGGTTTCAATGAGATGGAGACAATTAACGAAACTGGTTTTGTATCTGGAGCTCCAACTGAG GAAGAACTGAAGAAGCTTGCAAAGAGCGAGAGGCTTGCAGTTCACATCTCAAACGCAGCAAACCTTGTGCTTTTTGTAGCAAAAGTTTATGCTTCTGTGGAGAGTAGGTCTATGGCTGTCATTGCTTCCACTTTGGACTCTCTCTTAGATCTCTTGTCTGGATTTATTCTATGGTTTACTGCTAATGCCATGAGAACACCTAACAATTTTCGCTATCCAATTGGAAAACGACGGATGCAACCTGTG GGAATCATTGTGTTTGCATCTGTGATGGCAACTCTTGGACTACAAGTGATACTAGAGTCAACTAGGCTACTTGTTTCCAAG AATGGTTCTCATATGAGTAGCACCGAGGAAAAATGGATGATTGGAATAATGGCTTCAGCTACAGTCGTCAAGTTTCTGCTCATGCTTTACTGCAGGAGTTTCCAGAACGAAATTGTCAGGGCCTATGCACAAGATCACCTCTTTGATGTTATCACCAATTCAGTCGGTTTAGCAACCGCTGTTTTAGCTGTAAAATTCTACTGGTGGATTGATCCCTCTGGGGCTATACTA ATTGCCCTGTATACAATCAGCACATGGGCAAGAACAGTTCTAGAGAATGTCCATTCACTGATAGGACGCTCAGCACCACCAGATTTCTTGGCGAAACTAACGTTCTTGATTTGGAACCATCACGAGAAGATAAAACACATAGACACAGTGAGAGCCTACACGTTTGGGTCACACTACTTTGTGGAAGTTGACATTGTGTTGCCAGAGGACATGAGGCTGCATGAAGCTCACAACATAGGAGAAACTCTTCAGGAGAAGCTGGAGCAACTCTCTGAGGTTGAGAGAGCTTTTGTCCATATTGACTTTGAGTTTACTCATCGTCCAGAACACAAATGCAAGGTTTGA
- a CDS encoding Cation efflux family protein (Cation efflux family protein; FUNCTIONS IN: cation transmembrane transporter activity; INVOLVED IN: cation transport, transmembrane transport; LOCATED IN: plasma membrane, membrane; EXPRESSED IN: 18 plant structures; EXPRESSED DURING: 10 growth stages; CONTAINS InterPro DOMAIN/s: Cation efflux protein (InterPro:IPR002524); BEST Arabidopsis thaliana protein match is: Cation efflux family protein (TAIR:AT1G16310.1); Has 4729 Blast hits to 4725 proteins in 1808 species: Archae - 169; Bacteria - 3819; Metazoa - 44; Fungi - 286; Plants - 206; Viruses - 0; Other Eukaryotes - 205 (source: NCBI BLink).), giving the protein MAATEHRGLSGGDYNVDLLPIDQDDSPPSSWRLSLDTFRLPSSSPLSSGRHNGRTRLSRYLRTPKKERKVSEYYKQQEKLLEGFNEMETINETGFVSGAPTEEELKKLAKSERLAVHISNAANLVLFVAKVYASVESRSMAVIASTLDSLLDLLSGFILWFTANAMRTPNNFRYPIGKRRMQPVGIIVFASVMATLGLQVILESTRLLVSKNGSHMSSTEEKWMIGIMASATVVKFLLMLYCRSFQNEIVRAYAQDHLFDVITNSVGLATAVLAVKFYWWIDPSGAILIALYTISTWARTVLENVHSLIGRSAPPDFLAKLTFLIWNHHEKIKHIDTVRAYTFGSHYFVEVDIVLPEDMRLHEAHNIGETLQEKLEQLSEVERAFVHIDFEFTHRPEHKCKV; this is encoded by the exons ATGGCGGCGACGGAGCATCGCGGCCTCAGTGGAGGAGACTACAATGTCGACCTTTTACCAATTGACCAAGACGATTCGCCACCATCTTCATGGCGTCTCAGCCTCGACACATTCCGtctcccttcttcttcaccgttATCATCAGGACGTCACAACGGCCGTACTCGCTTGTCTCGTTATCTCCGGACTCCGA aaaaggAACGCAAAGTCTCAGAGTACTACAAACAGCAAGAGAAGCTTCTGGAGGGTTTCAATGAGATGGAGACAATTAACGAAACTGGTTTTGTATCTGGAGCTCCAACTGAG GAAGAACTGAAGAAGCTTGCAAAGAGCGAGAGGCTTGCAGTTCACATCTCAAACGCAGCAAACCTTGTGCTTTTTGTAGCAAAAGTTTATGCTTCTGTGGAGAGTAGGTCTATGGCTGTCATTGCTTCCACTTTGGACTCTCTCTTAGATCTCTTGTCTGGATTTATTCTATGGTTTACTGCTAATGCCATGAGAACACCTAACAATTTTCGCTATCCAATTGGAAAACGACGGATGCAACCTGTG GGAATCATTGTGTTTGCATCTGTGATGGCAACTCTTGGACTACAAGTGATACTAGAGTCAACTAGGCTACTTGTTTCCAAG AATGGTTCTCATATGAGTAGCACCGAGGAAAAATGGATGATTGGAATAATGGCTTCAGCTACAGTCGTCAAGTTTCTGCTCATGCTTTACTGCAGGAGTTTCCAGAACGAAATTGTCAGGGCCTATGCACAAGATCACCTCTTTGATGTTATCACCAATTCAGTCGGTTTAGCAACCGCTGTTTTAGCTGTAAAATTCTACTGGTGGATTGATCCCTCTGGGGCTATACTA ATTGCCCTGTATACAATCAGCACATGGGCAAGAACAGTTCTAGAGAATGTCCATTCACTGATAGGACGCTCAGCACCACCAGATTTCTTGGCGAAACTAACGTTCTTGATTTGGAACCATCACGAGAAGATAAAACACATAGACACAGTGAGAGCCTACACGTTTGGGTCACACTACTTTGTGGAAGTTGACATTGTGTTGCCAGAGGACATGAGGCTGCATGAAGCTCACAACATAGGAGAAACTCTTCAGGAGAAGCTGGAGCAACTCTCTGAGGTTGAGAGAGCTTTTGTCCATATTGACTTTGAGTTTACTCATCGTCCAGAACACAAATGCAAGGTTTGA
- a CDS encoding Cation efflux family protein (Cation efflux family protein; FUNCTIONS IN: cation transmembrane transporter activity; INVOLVED IN: cation transport, transmembrane transport; LOCATED IN: membrane; EXPRESSED IN: 18 plant structures; EXPRESSED DURING: 10 growth stages; CONTAINS InterPro DOMAIN/s: Cation efflux protein (InterPro:IPR002524); BEST Arabidopsis thaliana protein match is: Cation efflux family protein (TAIR:AT1G16310.1).) yields MAATEHRGLSGGDYNVDLLPIDQDDSPPSSWRLSLDTFRLPSSSPLSSGRHNGRTRLSRYLRTPSKFLFLVLVLNLQKERKVSEYYKQQEKLLEGFNEMETINETGFVSGAPTEEELKKLAKSERLAVHISNAANLVLFVAKVYASVESRSMAVIASTLDSLLDLLSGFILWFTANAMRTPNNFRYPIGKRRMQPVGIIVFASVMATLGLQVILESTRLLVSKNGSHMSSTEEKWMIGIMASATVVKFLLMLYCRSFQNEIVRAYAQDHLFDVITNSVGLATAVLAVKFYWWIDPSGAILIALYTISTWARTVLENVHSLIGRSAPPDFLAKLTFLIWNHHEKIKHIDTVRAYTFGSHYFVEVDIVLPEDMRLHEAHNIGETLQEKLEQLSEVERAFVHIDFEFTHRPEHKCKV; encoded by the exons ATGGCGGCGACGGAGCATCGCGGCCTCAGTGGAGGAGACTACAATGTCGACCTTTTACCAATTGACCAAGACGATTCGCCACCATCTTCATGGCGTCTCAGCCTCGACACATTCCGtctcccttcttcttcaccgttATCATCAGGACGTCACAACGGCCGTACTCGCTTGTCTCGTTATCTCCGGACTCCGAGTAAGTTTCTCTTCCTCGTCCTTGTCTTAAATCTCC aaaaggAACGCAAAGTCTCAGAGTACTACAAACAGCAAGAGAAGCTTCTGGAGGGTTTCAATGAGATGGAGACAATTAACGAAACTGGTTTTGTATCTGGAGCTCCAACTGAG GAAGAACTGAAGAAGCTTGCAAAGAGCGAGAGGCTTGCAGTTCACATCTCAAACGCAGCAAACCTTGTGCTTTTTGTAGCAAAAGTTTATGCTTCTGTGGAGAGTAGGTCTATGGCTGTCATTGCTTCCACTTTGGACTCTCTCTTAGATCTCTTGTCTGGATTTATTCTATGGTTTACTGCTAATGCCATGAGAACACCTAACAATTTTCGCTATCCAATTGGAAAACGACGGATGCAACCTGTG GGAATCATTGTGTTTGCATCTGTGATGGCAACTCTTGGACTACAAGTGATACTAGAGTCAACTAGGCTACTTGTTTCCAAG AATGGTTCTCATATGAGTAGCACCGAGGAAAAATGGATGATTGGAATAATGGCTTCAGCTACAGTCGTCAAGTTTCTGCTCATGCTTTACTGCAGGAGTTTCCAGAACGAAATTGTCAGGGCCTATGCACAAGATCACCTCTTTGATGTTATCACCAATTCAGTCGGTTTAGCAACCGCTGTTTTAGCTGTAAAATTCTACTGGTGGATTGATCCCTCTGGGGCTATACTA ATTGCCCTGTATACAATCAGCACATGGGCAAGAACAGTTCTAGAGAATGTCCATTCACTGATAGGACGCTCAGCACCACCAGATTTCTTGGCGAAACTAACGTTCTTGATTTGGAACCATCACGAGAAGATAAAACACATAGACACAGTGAGAGCCTACACGTTTGGGTCACACTACTTTGTGGAAGTTGACATTGTGTTGCCAGAGGACATGAGGCTGCATGAAGCTCACAACATAGGAGAAACTCTTCAGGAGAAGCTGGAGCAACTCTCTGAGGTTGAGAGAGCTTTTGTCCATATTGACTTTGAGTTTACTCATCGTCCAGAACACAAATGCAAGGTTTGA
- a CDS encoding hypothetical protein (DUF2358) (Uncharacterized conserved protein (DUF2358); FUNCTIONS IN: molecular_function unknown; INVOLVED IN: biological_process unknown; LOCATED IN: chloroplast; EXPRESSED IN: 21 plant structures; EXPRESSED DURING: 13 growth stages; CONTAINS InterPro DOMAIN/s: Protein of unknown function DUF2358 (InterPro:IPR018790); BEST Arabidopsis thaliana protein match is: Uncharacterized conserved protein (DUF2358) (TAIR:AT1G16320.1); Has 35333 Blast hits to 34131 proteins in 2444 species: Archae - 798; Bacteria - 22429; Metazoa - 974; Fungi - 991; Plants - 531; Viruses - 0; Other Eukaryotes - 9610 (source: NCBI BLink).): MAFLLPNLSPSFLLPTGKSLKEKPISNQALSSSSSSSNSYEFEEDSLSPLSLFSVQAPPPVRGAQVKTKPSAQDKYQHGSKDDFYINLGLAVRTLREDLPLLFTKDLNYDIYRDDITLVDPMNTFSGIDNYKLIFWALRFHGKILFRDISLEIFRVWQPSENMILIRWNLKGVPRVPWEAKGEFQGTSRYKLDRNGKIYEHKVDNLAFNFPHQLKPATSVLDMVTACPASPNPTFMFGAMDSYSSSWIEFYKAVQRTLDKQEEQMLVQDHFVPCS, encoded by the exons ATGGCGTTTCTTCTCCCCaatctctctccttctttccTTCTTCCGACCGGAAAATCACTCAAAGAGAAACCCATTTCCAACCAagctttatcatcatcatcatcatcgtccaATAGCTACGAGTTTGAAGAAGATAGTCTCTCtccactttctctctttagcGTCCAGGCTCCTCCTCCTGTTCGAGGTGCGCAGGTTAAGACCAAACCAAGTGCGCAGGATAAGTACCAGCACGGCAGCAAAGATGACTTCTACATCAATCTCGGTTTAGCTGTACGTACCCTTCGCGAAGATTTGCCTCTCCTCTTCACCAAAGATCTCAATTACGACATTTACAG GGATGATATAACATTAGTGGATCCAATGAACACGTTCTCTGGGATTGACAACTACAAATTGATCTTCTGGGCACTTAGATTTCATGGCAAGATTCTCTTCAGGGATATCTCACTTGAGATCTTCAGGGTTTGGCAACCATCAGAGAACATGATTCTCATCAGGTGGAATCTTAAAGGTGTACCTAGAGTCCCATGGGAGGCAAAGGGAGAGTTTCAGGGTACTTCTCGCTATAAACTCGACCGAAATGGCAAAATCTATGAGCATAAGGTCGATAACTTGGCCTTCAACTTCCCTCACCAGCTCAAACCTGCCACTTCTGTTTTGGATATGGTCACCGCTTGCCCTGCAAGTCCCAATCCAACTTTCATGTTTGGCGCCATGGATTCATACTCATCTTCTTGGATTGAGTTCTACAAAGCAGTGCAAAGGACACTAGACAAGCAAGAAGAGCAAATGCTTGTGCAAGACCATTTCGTCCCATGCTCATAA